The Frondihabitans australicus genome includes a region encoding these proteins:
- the serA gene encoding phosphoglycerate dehydrogenase gives MAKPIVLIAEELSPATVDALGPDFEIRSVDGTDRPALLSALQDADAILVRSATKVDAEAIAAAPRLQVVARAGVGLDNVDIKAATNAGVMVVNAPTSNIISAAELTVGHILSLARHIPAAHNALAQGQWKRSKYTGVELFEKTVGIIGLGRIGALITARLQAFGMNIVAYDPYVTPARAQQLGVTLLPLDELLQTADFITIHMPKTPETTGMISTEQLNLMKPTAFIVNVARGGLIDEDALYQALSNDVIAGAGLDVFVSEPPTNLDLLKLDNVVVTPHLGASTDEAQEKAGVSVAKSVRLALGGELVPDAVNVAGGVIDEYVRPGISLVERLGQVFAGLADSPLTSIDVEVHGDLTEFDVSVYKLAALKGVFSDAVQETVSYVNAPLLAEQRGVTVRLLTDAVSEEYRNIITIRGALADGRQISVSGTLTGPKQVEKIVEVNGYDVEVPLAKHHIVMVYTDRPGIVAVYGKEFGEAGINIAAMQIARTTAGGQALSVLTIDSPAPEGLLEKVRRAIDADVMQEIDVTL, from the coding sequence GTGGCAAAGCCGATCGTCCTGATCGCCGAAGAACTCTCGCCCGCGACCGTCGACGCGCTCGGTCCGGACTTCGAGATCCGGAGTGTCGACGGCACCGACCGGCCCGCGCTGCTCTCCGCGCTGCAGGACGCCGACGCGATCCTGGTCCGCTCGGCCACGAAGGTCGACGCCGAGGCGATCGCCGCCGCTCCGCGGCTCCAGGTCGTCGCCCGCGCGGGTGTCGGCCTCGACAACGTCGACATCAAGGCGGCCACGAACGCCGGTGTGATGGTGGTCAACGCCCCCACGTCGAACATCATCTCGGCCGCCGAGCTCACGGTGGGTCACATCCTGAGCCTGGCCCGCCACATCCCGGCCGCGCACAACGCCCTCGCGCAGGGCCAGTGGAAGCGCTCGAAGTACACCGGCGTCGAGCTGTTCGAGAAGACCGTCGGCATCATCGGCCTGGGCCGGATCGGCGCGCTCATCACCGCCCGCCTCCAGGCGTTCGGCATGAACATCGTCGCGTACGACCCCTACGTCACCCCGGCCCGCGCCCAGCAGCTCGGCGTCACGCTGCTGCCGCTCGACGAGCTGCTGCAGACGGCGGACTTCATCACGATCCACATGCCGAAGACGCCTGAGACGACCGGGATGATCTCGACCGAGCAGCTGAACCTGATGAAGCCCACGGCCTTCATCGTGAACGTCGCGCGCGGTGGTCTCATCGACGAGGATGCCCTCTACCAGGCGCTCTCGAACGACGTCATCGCCGGCGCCGGCCTCGACGTCTTCGTGTCGGAGCCGCCCACGAACCTCGACCTGCTGAAGCTCGACAACGTCGTGGTCACGCCGCACCTCGGCGCGTCGACCGACGAGGCCCAGGAGAAGGCCGGCGTCTCGGTCGCGAAGTCGGTGCGCCTCGCCCTCGGCGGCGAGCTCGTTCCCGACGCCGTCAACGTCGCCGGCGGCGTCATCGACGAGTACGTCCGCCCCGGCATCTCGCTCGTCGAGCGCCTCGGCCAGGTCTTCGCGGGCCTCGCGGACAGCCCCCTCACCTCGATCGACGTCGAGGTGCACGGCGACCTCACCGAGTTCGACGTCTCCGTGTACAAGCTCGCCGCGCTCAAGGGCGTGTTCTCGGACGCCGTGCAGGAGACCGTGAGCTACGTCAACGCGCCTCTCCTCGCCGAGCAGCGCGGGGTGACCGTGCGCCTGCTCACCGACGCCGTGTCGGAGGAGTACCGCAACATCATCACGATCCGCGGCGCTCTGGCCGACGGCCGCCAGATCTCGGTCTCGGGCACTCTCACCGGCCCCAAGCAGGTCGAGAAGATCGTCGAGGTGAACGGCTACGACGTCGAGGTGCCGCTCGCCAAGCACCACATCGTCATGGTCTACACCGACCGCCCCGGCATCGTCGCGGTCTACGGCAAGGAGTTCGGCGAGGCCGGCATCAACATCGCCGCCATGCAGATCGCCCGCACGACCGCCGGCGGCCAGGCGCTGTCTGTCCTCACGATCGACAGCCCGGCGCCCGAGGGTCTGCTCGAGAAGGTCCGTCGTGCCATCGACGCCGACGTGATGCAGGAGATCGACGTCACGCTGTAG
- a CDS encoding DUF6458 family protein, with the protein MSIGTGIGLFVIGAILAFALNFQVAAINIHLIGYILMAAGVVVFILGLVFTLRGRQTTSSTTIDPATGRQVTRRRDAGDL; encoded by the coding sequence ATGAGTATCGGAACCGGAATCGGCCTCTTCGTGATCGGCGCCATCCTCGCCTTCGCCCTGAACTTCCAGGTGGCAGCCATCAACATCCACCTGATCGGCTACATCCTGATGGCGGCCGGGGTGGTGGTGTTCATCCTCGGCCTCGTCTTCACGCTCCGCGGACGCCAGACCACCTCGTCGACCACGATCGACCCTGCGACGGGTCGCCAGGTCACTCGTCGTCGCGACGCCGGCGACCTCTGA
- a CDS encoding 3-isopropylmalate dehydrogenase gives MARTVRLASIPGDGIGPEVVAEALKVLRAAVDGGEVEFDVTEFSLGAARYKATGDILTDADLDAIKQHDAILLGAVGGDPRDPELRGGIIERGLLLKLRFALDHYVNLRPTKVYPGVPSPLSNPGDVDFVVVREGTEGPYVGNGGALRVGTPAEIANEVSVNTAYGVERVVRYAFDLAQKRPAHRLTLVHKTNVLVFAGSLWQRTVDAVSVDYPDIAVDYQHVDAATIHLVADPARFDVIVTDNLFGDILTDLAGAISGGIGLAASGNINPDGTFPSMFEPVHGSAPDIAGQQKADPTAAILSTALLFDHLGLPDEARRVTEAVEADIEARSALAGARTTSEIGDAIARAVSRVATTL, from the coding sequence ATGGCGCGCACTGTCCGACTCGCAAGCATCCCGGGCGACGGGATCGGCCCCGAGGTCGTGGCCGAGGCGCTGAAGGTGCTCCGCGCGGCGGTCGACGGCGGCGAGGTCGAGTTCGACGTGACCGAGTTCTCGCTCGGCGCCGCGCGCTACAAGGCGACCGGCGACATCCTCACGGACGCCGACCTCGACGCGATCAAGCAGCACGACGCGATCCTCCTCGGGGCCGTCGGCGGCGACCCGCGCGACCCCGAGCTTCGAGGCGGCATCATCGAGCGAGGGCTCCTGCTCAAGCTCCGCTTCGCCCTCGACCACTACGTCAACCTGCGGCCGACGAAGGTCTACCCGGGTGTGCCGTCGCCGCTGTCGAACCCGGGCGACGTCGACTTCGTGGTCGTCCGCGAAGGCACCGAGGGCCCGTACGTCGGCAACGGCGGCGCCCTCCGCGTCGGCACCCCTGCCGAGATCGCCAACGAGGTCAGCGTCAACACGGCCTACGGCGTCGAGCGCGTCGTCCGCTACGCCTTCGACCTGGCGCAGAAGCGCCCCGCGCACCGCCTGACCCTGGTCCACAAGACCAACGTGCTCGTCTTCGCCGGGTCGCTCTGGCAGCGCACCGTCGACGCCGTCTCGGTCGACTACCCCGACATCGCGGTCGACTACCAGCACGTCGACGCGGCGACTATCCACCTCGTCGCCGACCCTGCTAGATTCGACGTCATCGTCACGGACAACCTCTTCGGCGACATCCTCACCGATCTGGCTGGCGCGATCAGCGGCGGCATCGGCCTGGCGGCCTCGGGCAACATCAACCCCGACGGCACCTTCCCCAGCATGTTCGAGCCGGTGCACGGTTCCGCTCCCGACATCGCAGGCCAGCAGAAGGCCGATCCCACCGCCGCGATCCTCTCGACCGCCCTTCTCTTCGACCACCTCGGTCTCCCCGACGAGGCGCGTCGGGTGACCGAGGCCGTCGAGGCCGACATCGAGGCACGATCCGCTCTGGCCGGGGCCCGCACCACCTCCGAGATCGGTGACGCCATCGCACGGGCCGTCAGCCGGGTCGCTACAACTCTCTAG
- a CDS encoding branched-chain amino acid aminotransferase — protein sequence MTTTDTTYPLQFELTPTPAARADAEREAMLADPGFGKYFTDHMVQIEWTVDEGWHDAAVVPYGPLSLDPAASVFHYAQEIFEGIKAYRHADGSVWTFRPDANGHRLQRSAERLALPKLAVEDFVESLKQLVAVDEKWVPSADETSLYLRPFMIATESFLGVRAAHRVGYYVIASPAGAYFTGGVAPVSIWLSTTYSRAGKGGTGAAKTGGNYAASLLPQEEAYQHGCSQVLFLNSTDGAYIEELGGMNVVLVYRDGTIVTPDSDSILEGITRDSILQLAEDRGHRVERRRVSIDEWRDGVASGDIVEVFACGTAAVVVPIAELKGDGVSIVSPVAGPDSLTLSLRAELTDIQYGRRPDRHGWLTRLDA from the coding sequence ATGACGACTACCGACACCACCTACCCGCTGCAGTTCGAACTCACCCCCACGCCCGCCGCCCGTGCCGACGCCGAGCGCGAGGCCATGCTCGCCGATCCCGGGTTCGGCAAGTACTTCACCGACCACATGGTGCAGATCGAGTGGACGGTCGACGAGGGCTGGCACGATGCCGCCGTCGTTCCGTACGGGCCGCTGTCGCTCGATCCTGCGGCCTCGGTCTTCCACTACGCCCAGGAGATCTTCGAGGGAATCAAGGCGTACCGTCACGCCGACGGCTCGGTGTGGACCTTCCGCCCCGACGCCAACGGCCACCGCCTGCAGCGCTCGGCCGAGCGCCTCGCGCTGCCGAAGCTCGCGGTCGAGGACTTCGTCGAGTCGCTCAAGCAGCTCGTCGCCGTCGACGAGAAGTGGGTGCCGTCGGCCGACGAGACCTCGCTCTACCTCCGCCCGTTCATGATCGCGACCGAGAGCTTCCTCGGGGTGCGTGCCGCTCACCGCGTCGGCTACTACGTGATCGCGAGCCCGGCCGGCGCGTACTTCACCGGCGGCGTCGCGCCCGTGTCGATCTGGCTGTCGACGACATACTCGCGCGCGGGCAAGGGCGGCACCGGTGCGGCGAAGACGGGCGGCAACTATGCGGCGTCGCTCCTGCCGCAGGAGGAGGCGTACCAGCACGGCTGCTCGCAGGTGCTGTTCCTGAACTCCACCGACGGCGCCTACATCGAAGAGCTCGGCGGCATGAACGTGGTGCTCGTCTACAGGGACGGAACGATCGTCACGCCCGACAGCGACTCGATTCTCGAGGGCATCACGCGCGACTCGATCCTGCAGCTCGCGGAGGACCGCGGTCACCGAGTCGAGCGCCGGCGCGTGTCGATCGACGAGTGGCGCGACGGCGTGGCTTCAGGCGACATCGTCGAGGTGTTCGCGTGCGGCACCGCGGCCGTGGTCGTGCCGATCGCCGAGCTCAAGGGCGACGGCGTGTCGATCGTGTCGCCGGTCGCCGGCCCCGACTCGCTCACGCTGTCGCTCCGGGCGGAGCTCACCGACATCCAGTACGGCCGTCGCCCCGACCGCCACGGCTGGCTGACGCGTCTCGACGCTTAG
- a CDS encoding MBL fold metallo-hydrolase has protein sequence MQVTKYEHAALVLDEGGRRLVIDPGGFTRSLGDVSAVDGIVITHEHPDHWTPAQLAALVAANPSARVFGPAGVAAAVAAADLGIDVDVVADGDTRAVGPFSLRFAGTHHALIHSSIPIIDNTGVLVNGTLFHPGDSYTLPPVGGVVLAAPVGAPWLKISEAMDYVAAASPSKLFPIHEWTLSPTGLGMHLDRLRSMVEPAGAEVVTLAPGDTLDV, from the coding sequence ATGCAGGTGACGAAGTACGAACATGCCGCTCTGGTGCTCGACGAGGGCGGGCGTCGGCTCGTGATCGACCCGGGCGGATTCACGCGATCGCTCGGCGACGTGAGCGCCGTCGACGGCATCGTGATCACGCATGAGCACCCGGATCACTGGACTCCGGCGCAGCTGGCGGCGCTCGTCGCCGCGAACCCGTCGGCGCGCGTGTTCGGCCCGGCCGGGGTCGCCGCAGCTGTCGCCGCCGCAGACCTCGGCATCGATGTCGACGTGGTCGCGGACGGCGACACGCGCGCGGTCGGCCCGTTCTCGCTGCGCTTCGCGGGTACCCACCACGCGCTGATCCACTCGAGCATCCCGATCATCGACAACACAGGGGTGCTCGTCAACGGCACGCTGTTCCACCCGGGCGATTCGTACACGCTGCCTCCGGTCGGCGGTGTCGTGCTCGCGGCTCCGGTCGGCGCGCCCTGGCTCAAGATCAGCGAGGCCATGGACTACGTCGCCGCAGCTTCGCCATCGAAGCTCTTCCCGATCCATGAGTGGACGCTCTCCCCCACCGGACTCGGCATGCACCTCGACCGCCTGCGGTCGATGGTCGAGCCCGCAGGAGCCGAGGTCGTCACGCTCGCTCCCGGCGACACCCTCGACGTCTAG
- a CDS encoding polynucleotide kinase-phosphatase, with protein MAELTVPRMSLVVLVGTSGSGKSTFAARAFEPFETLSSDYFRGLVSNDENDQNATGAAFDALRYVAATRLKRGLLTVIDATNVQPQARRSFVELAREHDVLPVAIVLDVPQSVSVARNESRTDRDFPASVIKRQNDQLRRSLRGLGREGFRRVHVLTGVDEVEAATIVREPLLNDLSHETGPFDAIGDVHGCLSELVTLLVRLGYEVTQDPEGRPIDAAHPEGRRAVFLGDLVDRGPDVVGVLRLAMGMVANGHALAVPGNHENKLVRALQGKNVQTSHGLAETLAQLADETPEFRAEVERFCRDLVSHLVLDGGRLVVAHAGLPEQYHGRASGRVRSFALYGDTTGETDEYGLPVRYPWANDYRGSATVLYGHTPTTELEWVNNTLCLDTGCVFGGALSALRYPERESVQVPAERVWYEPVKPLGVSDPATSSAGAGAGSRAPGVLAIGDVLGKQIVETSWHGKISIREEQAAGALEVMSRFALDPRHLVYLPPTMSPPATSALPDLLEHPAEAFEAFRREGVSKVVCEEKHMGSRAVVLLTRDPARFGAPDGWRGVAYTRTGRPFFDDALGSAFLARLDAAVDGAGLWSELDTTWMLFDAELLPWSLKAESMIRDQYASVGAAATDALPRAVSALSRAAASGVDVGDLLARTEARSRDAALYVDAYRRYVARTDGLDGVQLAPFQLLASEGASHARRDHGWHLSIADRLAAQDPAFVRPTRNVTVDLGDESSVAGATSWWESLTAAGGEGMVVKPFDGPQRLERGLVQPGIKVRGREYLRIIYGPDYTEPANLARLKDRNLGLKRSMALREYALGLEAIDRFVAGEPLWRVHQAVFGVLALESEAVDPRL; from the coding sequence ATGGCCGAACTCACCGTGCCCCGCATGTCGCTCGTCGTGCTCGTCGGTACCTCGGGCTCAGGCAAGTCGACCTTCGCCGCGCGGGCGTTCGAGCCGTTCGAGACTCTCTCGAGCGACTACTTCCGCGGGCTCGTCTCCAATGACGAGAACGATCAGAACGCCACGGGCGCCGCGTTCGACGCACTCCGCTACGTCGCGGCGACGAGGCTGAAGCGCGGCCTGCTCACGGTCATCGACGCGACGAACGTGCAGCCGCAGGCCCGGCGGTCGTTCGTCGAGCTGGCCCGCGAGCACGACGTCCTGCCGGTCGCGATCGTGCTCGACGTGCCGCAGAGCGTGAGCGTCGCGCGCAACGAGTCGCGTACGGATCGCGACTTCCCGGCGTCGGTGATCAAACGGCAGAACGACCAGCTGCGGCGGTCGCTCCGCGGGCTCGGCCGGGAGGGCTTCCGGCGGGTCCACGTGCTGACCGGGGTCGACGAGGTCGAGGCCGCCACGATCGTGCGCGAGCCGCTGCTCAACGACCTGTCGCACGAGACCGGCCCGTTCGACGCCATCGGAGACGTGCACGGCTGTCTGTCCGAGCTCGTCACCCTGCTGGTCCGGCTGGGCTACGAGGTGACGCAGGATCCCGAGGGCCGACCGATCGACGCCGCTCACCCCGAGGGTCGCCGCGCGGTGTTCCTCGGCGACCTCGTCGACCGGGGCCCCGACGTCGTCGGGGTGCTGCGACTCGCCATGGGCATGGTCGCCAACGGGCACGCTCTCGCCGTGCCGGGCAACCACGAGAACAAGCTCGTGCGCGCGCTGCAGGGGAAGAACGTGCAGACGTCGCACGGCCTCGCCGAGACGCTGGCGCAGCTCGCCGACGAGACACCGGAGTTCCGGGCCGAGGTCGAGAGGTTCTGCCGCGACCTCGTCTCGCACCTCGTGCTCGACGGCGGGCGCCTCGTCGTCGCGCACGCCGGACTCCCCGAGCAGTACCACGGGCGCGCGTCGGGCCGCGTGCGGTCGTTCGCGCTGTACGGCGACACCACCGGCGAGACCGACGAGTACGGCCTGCCGGTGCGGTACCCGTGGGCGAACGACTACCGGGGGTCGGCGACCGTCCTCTACGGTCACACTCCGACCACCGAGCTCGAGTGGGTCAACAACACGCTCTGCCTCGACACCGGGTGCGTCTTCGGCGGAGCACTCTCGGCCCTCCGCTACCCCGAGCGCGAGTCGGTGCAGGTGCCCGCTGAACGGGTCTGGTACGAGCCCGTCAAGCCGCTCGGGGTGTCGGATCCTGCGACCTCGTCGGCGGGGGCCGGCGCTGGGTCGCGGGCGCCGGGCGTGCTCGCGATCGGCGACGTGCTCGGCAAGCAGATCGTCGAGACGTCGTGGCACGGCAAGATCAGCATCCGCGAGGAGCAGGCGGCCGGGGCGCTCGAAGTGATGAGCCGGTTCGCCCTCGATCCCCGGCACCTCGTGTACCTGCCGCCGACGATGAGCCCGCCGGCCACCTCGGCTCTCCCCGACCTCCTGGAGCACCCGGCCGAGGCGTTCGAGGCGTTCCGGCGCGAGGGCGTGTCGAAGGTCGTCTGCGAGGAGAAGCACATGGGCTCGCGGGCCGTCGTGCTGCTCACCCGCGACCCCGCGCGCTTCGGCGCGCCCGACGGCTGGCGGGGCGTGGCCTACACGCGCACCGGCCGGCCGTTCTTTGACGACGCGCTCGGCTCGGCCTTCCTGGCCCGGCTCGACGCCGCGGTCGACGGTGCCGGGCTGTGGAGCGAGCTCGACACCACGTGGATGCTCTTCGACGCCGAGCTGCTGCCGTGGTCGCTGAAGGCCGAGAGCATGATCCGCGACCAGTACGCCTCGGTCGGCGCCGCTGCGACGGACGCACTGCCCCGGGCGGTGTCGGCGCTGTCTCGGGCTGCGGCGTCGGGCGTCGACGTGGGCGACCTGCTCGCCCGCACCGAGGCGCGCTCCCGCGACGCGGCGCTCTACGTCGACGCCTACCGCCGCTACGTCGCCCGCACCGACGGGCTCGACGGCGTGCAGCTCGCGCCGTTCCAGCTGCTCGCCAGCGAAGGAGCGTCGCACGCGCGACGCGATCACGGCTGGCACCTGTCGATCGCAGACCGACTTGCGGCGCAGGATCCCGCGTTCGTGCGCCCGACGCGCAACGTCACCGTCGACCTCGGCGACGAGTCATCCGTCGCCGGCGCCACCTCGTGGTGGGAGTCGCTCACCGCCGCGGGCGGCGAGGGCATGGTCGTGAAGCCCTTCGACGGCCCGCAGCGCCTCGAGCGCGGCCTCGTGCAGCCCGGAATCAAGGTTCGGGGGCGGGAGTACCTCCGCATCATCTACGGGCCCGACTACACGGAGCCGGCGAACCTCGCTCGCCTCAAGGACCGCAACCTCGGGCTGAAGCGCTCCATGGCGCTGCGGGAATACGCCCTCGGCCTCGAGGCGATCGACCGCTTCGTGGCCGGGGAGCCGCTGTGGCGAGTGCACCAGGCGGTGTTCGGGGTGCTCGCGCTCGAGTCGGAGGCCGTCGACCCGCGGCTGTAG
- a CDS encoding 3' terminal RNA ribose 2'-O-methyltransferase Hen1, with protein MLVTITYRGTDASDLGFLLHKHPGRLQSFSLSVGTAHVFYPEATDEACTAALLLEVDAIGLARSRRFGGGEARTLAQYVNDRPYASSSMLSVALSQVFRTAMTGRCDARPELAASALPLEIGVTALPARGADDLVARLFEPLGWSVAATPVPLDAEFPEWGDSRYVDLVLTGTVRLAEALRQLYVLLPVLDDSKHYWVGDDEIGKLLRAGDGWLGAHPERELITTRYLAHQRSLVQGATARLEELDDSVSQASDEADDALVAADAPTPLRIHRAEAVMRALEDLGARRVADVGCGPGALLSRLVPDPAFTEIIGTDVSARALDVAEARLHLRDLNDRARARIRLLQSSVTYEDDRIRGRDAIVLMEVIEHIEPSRLDALEATVFGHAAPGGVVVTTPNAEYNVLYPTLAAGTMRHTDHRFEWTRAEFAEWASRVAATHGFTVEHRDVGDVDPVHGSPTQLALFRRI; from the coding sequence GTGCTCGTCACCATCACGTACCGCGGCACCGACGCGTCGGACCTCGGCTTCCTCCTCCACAAGCATCCCGGCCGTCTGCAGTCGTTCTCGCTGAGCGTCGGAACGGCCCACGTCTTCTACCCGGAGGCGACCGACGAGGCTTGCACGGCCGCGCTCCTGCTCGAGGTCGACGCGATCGGCCTGGCCCGGAGCCGCCGGTTCGGCGGCGGCGAGGCCCGCACGCTCGCGCAGTACGTCAACGACCGCCCGTACGCCTCGTCGTCGATGCTGTCGGTGGCGCTGTCGCAGGTGTTCCGGACCGCCATGACCGGGCGCTGCGACGCGCGGCCCGAGTTGGCGGCGAGCGCACTGCCGCTGGAGATCGGCGTGACCGCGCTGCCCGCTCGCGGCGCCGACGACCTCGTGGCACGCCTGTTCGAGCCACTCGGCTGGTCGGTGGCGGCGACGCCGGTGCCGCTCGACGCGGAGTTCCCCGAGTGGGGCGACTCCCGCTACGTCGACCTCGTCCTCACCGGAACCGTCCGGCTGGCCGAGGCGCTGCGGCAGCTGTACGTCCTGCTGCCGGTGCTCGACGACTCGAAGCACTACTGGGTCGGCGACGACGAGATCGGCAAGCTCCTGCGGGCCGGTGACGGGTGGCTCGGCGCCCACCCCGAGCGCGAGCTCATCACGACGCGCTACCTCGCGCACCAGCGCTCGCTCGTGCAGGGAGCCACGGCGCGCCTCGAGGAGCTCGACGACTCGGTCTCGCAGGCCTCCGACGAGGCCGACGACGCTCTCGTGGCCGCGGATGCGCCGACTCCGCTGCGGATCCACCGTGCCGAGGCCGTGATGCGGGCGCTCGAAGACCTGGGGGCGCGGCGGGTGGCCGATGTGGGGTGCGGGCCGGGGGCGCTTCTGTCGCGGCTGGTGCCCGATCCTGCGTTCACCGAGATCATCGGCACGGATGTGTCGGCCCGGGCTCTCGACGTCGCGGAGGCCCGTCTGCACCTGCGCGACCTGAACGATCGGGCTCGCGCCCGGATCCGGCTGCTGCAGTCGTCGGTGACCTACGAGGACGACCGGATCAGGGGCCGCGACGCGATCGTGCTCATGGAAGTGATCGAGCACATCGAGCCGTCGCGCCTCGACGCGCTGGAAGCGACGGTCTTCGGGCACGCGGCGCCCGGCGGCGTCGTCGTGACGACGCCGAACGCCGAGTACAACGTGCTCTACCCGACGCTCGCCGCCGGCACGATGCGTCACACCGACCACCGGTTCGAGTGGACGCGGGCCGAGTTCGCGGAGTGGGCGTCGCGTGTGGCCGCGACCCACGGCTTCACGGTCGAGCATCGCGACGTCGGCGACGTCGACCCCGTGCACGGCTCCCCCACCCAGCTCGCCCTGTTCAGGAGGATCTGA
- a CDS encoding TMEM175 family protein encodes MNDADQPERPERLAIDRLVTFTDAVVAIAITLVALPLVDVAGSVRSPEQFFSESGYAVTAAGISFAVIGSFWRDHHHLFLRATDYPPLMLRVTLLWLACIVFLPVATVIEVRSPSGNRSAYALYLGTVLLAMVLYRFEEILLAHAGFLRDGKGRSPSQGELLVDWVPVMLMVLVIVVTLIIAGRVGLWSLVLLAVGRPLQAWLLARARRRASGVDGSAAS; translated from the coding sequence ATGAATGACGCCGACCAGCCCGAGCGCCCCGAGCGCCTCGCCATCGACCGGCTGGTGACCTTCACCGACGCCGTCGTCGCGATCGCCATCACGCTGGTCGCCCTGCCCCTCGTCGACGTCGCGGGCTCGGTGCGCTCGCCTGAGCAGTTCTTCTCCGAGTCGGGCTACGCCGTGACGGCCGCGGGCATCAGCTTCGCCGTGATCGGGTCGTTCTGGCGCGACCACCACCACCTGTTCCTGCGGGCCACCGACTACCCGCCGCTCATGCTGCGCGTGACGCTGCTCTGGCTCGCCTGCATCGTGTTCCTGCCGGTCGCGACGGTCATCGAGGTACGGTCGCCCTCGGGCAACCGGTCGGCGTACGCGCTGTACCTCGGCACGGTGCTGCTGGCGATGGTCCTCTACCGGTTCGAGGAGATCCTCCTGGCCCACGCGGGATTCCTCCGCGACGGCAAGGGTCGGAGTCCGAGCCAGGGCGAGCTGCTCGTCGACTGGGTGCCGGTGATGCTCATGGTGCTCGTCATCGTCGTGACGCTCATCATCGCCGGGCGGGTGGGGCTCTGGAGCCTCGTGCTTCTCGCCGTGGGGCGGCCGCTGCAGGCCTGGCTGCTCGCCCGAGCGCGGCGCCGGGCCAGCGGCGTCGACGGGTCAGCGGCGTCGTAG